One part of the Bradyrhizobium sp. CB1650 genome encodes these proteins:
- the rfaE1 gene encoding D-glycero-beta-D-manno-heptose-7-phosphate kinase, producing MPTPILDFDALAQDIARRTVLCIGDIMLDEFVYGEVSRISPEAPAPVIAAQRSEIHVGGAGNVARNIASLGAHCIFVGLVGDDDAGKRLAAALAEQDGIESVLVCDPSRPTTRKVRFVSEHFSTHMLRADWEQAHPASDEVETKLIEAILPQLSRADIVLLSDYAKGVLTARVIRHVIDAVRKLGKPVIVDPKSLNWAIYRGATLLTPNRKEFSEATRSRADATQSIVDASEDVMRLADCEAILVTQGEHGMTLVPRKGEAVHVPAYPVKVRDVSGAGDTVAAALAVSLAAGADWDTALRMANAAAAVAVGKQGTASVSAAELRRKILPHAYLAAEEKIVLEAGALDAQLAEWRGQGLRVGFTNGCFDILHPGHVKVLTAARAACDRLIVGLNSDASVRRLKGADRPVQDERARAEVLAALEAVDLVVIFEEDTPIDLITRIKPSVLVKGGDYTREQVVGHDVVEAAGGTVLLVDILQGFSTTALVRRARGGGK from the coding sequence ATGCCGACGCCCATTCTGGATTTCGATGCCCTCGCGCAAGACATCGCGCGCCGCACGGTGCTCTGTATCGGCGACATCATGCTGGACGAGTTCGTCTATGGCGAGGTCTCCAGGATCTCCCCGGAAGCGCCGGCGCCGGTGATCGCTGCGCAGCGCAGCGAGATCCATGTCGGCGGCGCCGGCAACGTCGCGCGCAACATCGCCTCACTCGGTGCGCACTGCATCTTCGTCGGCCTCGTCGGTGATGACGACGCCGGAAAGCGGCTCGCGGCCGCGCTGGCCGAGCAGGACGGCATCGAAAGCGTGCTGGTGTGCGATCCGTCGCGTCCGACCACGCGAAAGGTCCGCTTCGTGTCCGAGCATTTCTCCACCCACATGCTGCGGGCGGATTGGGAGCAGGCACACCCGGCCTCGGACGAGGTCGAGACCAAGCTGATCGAGGCGATCCTGCCGCAGCTTTCCCGCGCCGACATTGTGTTGCTCTCCGACTACGCCAAGGGCGTCCTGACCGCGCGCGTGATCCGGCACGTGATCGATGCCGTGCGAAAGCTCGGCAAGCCGGTGATCGTCGATCCCAAGAGCCTGAACTGGGCGATCTACCGCGGCGCCACGCTGCTCACGCCCAATCGCAAGGAGTTTTCCGAGGCCACCCGCAGCCGCGCCGACGCCACGCAGAGCATCGTCGATGCCAGCGAGGACGTGATGCGACTTGCCGATTGCGAGGCGATCCTGGTCACCCAAGGCGAGCACGGCATGACCCTGGTGCCGCGCAAGGGCGAAGCCGTTCACGTGCCGGCTTACCCTGTGAAGGTGCGCGATGTTTCCGGCGCCGGCGACACTGTCGCCGCTGCGCTCGCGGTGTCGCTTGCGGCAGGCGCGGACTGGGACACGGCGTTGCGGATGGCCAATGCGGCGGCCGCCGTTGCCGTCGGCAAGCAGGGCACGGCCAGCGTGAGCGCGGCCGAGCTGCGGCGAAAGATCCTGCCGCACGCATACCTCGCCGCCGAGGAGAAGATCGTGCTCGAGGCTGGTGCGCTGGATGCGCAACTCGCCGAATGGCGCGGGCAGGGCCTCAGGGTGGGCTTCACAAATGGCTGCTTCGACATCCTGCATCCCGGCCACGTCAAGGTGCTGACAGCGGCGCGCGCAGCCTGCGATCGGCTGATCGTGGGCCTCAACAGCGACGCCTCGGTGCGTCGGCTGAAGGGCGCCGATCGCCCGGTCCAGGATGAGCGTGCGCGCGCCGAGGTGCTGGCGGCGCTCGAAGCCGTCGATCTCGTCGTCATCTTCGAAGAGGACACGCCGATCGACCTGATCACCCGGATCAAACCGAGCGTGCTGGTCAAGGGCGGCGACTATACCCGCGAGCAGGTGGTCGGTCATGACGTCGTGGAGGCCGCAGGCGGGACCGTCTTGCTGGTCGACATCCTCCAGGGCTTCAGCACGACCGCGCTGGTTCGTCGCGCGCGGGGAGGCGGCAAGTGA